The following proteins come from a genomic window of Pseudomonas sp. Z8(2022):
- a CDS encoding VacJ family lipoprotein, whose translation MVKHSTLIIALLLASGQALAEHQTDADGFTNPLQHLQFNPGLDQQEFERASNDALQVYDPLEAWNRRVYHFNYRFDQWVFLPVVDGYRYVTPSLVQSGVHNFFNNLGEIPTLANSVLQLKGKRAANSTARLLFNTIFGIGGIWDPATKMGLPRLTEDFGQTLGHYGVPAGPYLMLPLLGPSNLRDTGGLVADYSLENAVNYLDVADASRSNPGIPVLQAIDTRANTGFRYGQLNSPFEYEKLRYFYHESRKLKIAD comes from the coding sequence GTGGTTAAGCACAGCACCCTGATCATCGCCCTGCTGCTGGCCAGCGGGCAGGCACTGGCCGAGCATCAGACCGATGCCGACGGTTTCACCAACCCGTTGCAACACCTGCAGTTCAACCCGGGCCTGGACCAGCAGGAGTTCGAGCGTGCCTCCAACGATGCCCTGCAGGTCTATGACCCGCTGGAGGCCTGGAACCGCCGCGTCTACCACTTCAATTACCGCTTCGATCAGTGGGTGTTCCTGCCCGTGGTCGACGGTTACCGCTACGTCACGCCGAGTCTGGTGCAAAGCGGTGTGCACAACTTCTTCAACAACCTCGGCGAAATTCCCACGCTGGCCAACAGCGTCCTGCAGCTCAAGGGCAAGCGGGCGGCGAACAGCACTGCGCGATTGCTGTTCAACACCATTTTCGGGATCGGCGGCATCTGGGACCCGGCGACGAAAATGGGCCTGCCGCGCCTGACCGAAGACTTCGGCCAGACGCTGGGCCACTACGGCGTGCCTGCCGGCCCGTACCTGATGCTGCCGCTGCTCGGCCCGTCGAACCTGCGCGACACGGGTGGCCTGGTAGCGGATTACAGCCTGGAGAATGCAGTCAACTATCTCGACGTGGCCGACGCCAGCCGCAGCAACCCCGGCATCCCGGTTCTGCAAGCCATCGATACTCGCGCCAATACCGGCTTCCGCTATGGCCAGCTCAATTCACCGTTCGAGTACGAGAAGCTGCGCTACTTCTATCATGAGTCGCGCAAACTGAAGATCGCTGATTGA
- a CDS encoding pirin family protein translates to MTSQRRVISIQPGQPASDGAGVRLNRVIGGPGLERFDPFLMLDEFSTDNPDDYIAGFPPHPHRGFETVTYMLEGRMRHEDHLGNVGLLGSGGVQWMTAARGIIHSEMPEQESGAMRGFQLWLNLPARDKLGEAGYRDIPATDIPRISTASGVEVVVIAGEFDDGEIRQAGAVQRPHTQPQLFDLHLPAGSRVSPRLVDGQRVMLYVYEGLLELPGGSAQAVSAGRLIRLSDEGELHLASAHGARALLIAGTPLNEPIVQYGPFVMNSREEIEQALRDFRDGVLA, encoded by the coding sequence ATGACTTCGCAACGCCGCGTCATCAGCATCCAGCCTGGCCAACCAGCCTCCGACGGCGCCGGTGTGCGCCTGAACCGCGTGATTGGCGGGCCGGGCCTGGAACGTTTCGATCCGTTCCTGATGCTCGACGAATTCTCCACCGACAATCCCGACGACTACATCGCCGGCTTCCCGCCGCATCCGCATCGCGGCTTCGAGACCGTCACCTACATGCTCGAAGGGCGCATGCGCCATGAGGATCATCTGGGCAACGTCGGTCTGCTCGGCAGCGGCGGCGTGCAATGGATGACGGCCGCACGCGGCATCATCCACAGCGAAATGCCCGAGCAGGAATCAGGCGCCATGCGCGGCTTCCAGCTATGGCTCAACCTGCCGGCCAGGGACAAGCTGGGCGAGGCGGGTTATCGCGATATTCCCGCCACGGACATTCCGCGCATCAGCACGGCGTCCGGCGTCGAAGTGGTGGTCATTGCCGGCGAGTTCGACGACGGAGAGATCCGCCAGGCCGGCGCGGTACAGCGCCCGCACACCCAGCCGCAGCTGTTCGATCTGCATCTGCCGGCGGGCAGCCGGGTCTCACCCCGCCTGGTTGATGGTCAGCGGGTCATGCTCTACGTCTATGAAGGTCTGCTGGAGCTGCCAGGAGGCAGCGCTCAGGCGGTCAGCGCCGGGCGTCTGATACGCCTGTCCGATGAAGGCGAACTGCACCTGGCCAGCGCCCATGGTGCACGGGCCCTGCTGATCGCCGGCACGCCGCTGAACGAGCCCATCGTGCAATACGGGCCGTTCGTGATGAACAGCCGCGAGGAAATCGAGCAGGCCTTGCGCGATTTTCGCGACGGCGTGCTGGCCTGA
- a CDS encoding patatin-like phospholipase family protein has translation MTAAAHLHEPVTGLILSGGGARAAYQVGVLAAIADLLPDSSHNPFPVIVGTSAGAINAVGLACGALQFGEAVRRLTTVWQGFHTHMVYRSDWPGVVRQAARFVGHSLLGLGRDVPVALLDSSPLRELLERELDFSGIAAAVRQRQLRAVAVTAFGYESGQAVTFYQGRASIDPWFRHRRVGVPTRLQLHHLLASAAIPLIFPPVKINREYFGDGAVRQAAPISPALHLGASRVLVIGVSGNANLETSAELPRVASTRPPSLAQIGGHMLNSTFIDNLETDIELLERLNQMSALVPPDRRPRGLGLNPVEVLVIAPSQPLDQIAARHQRELPRVLRLFLRGPGATKAGGAGVLSYLLFEPGYCSELIELGYQDAMARKADLCRFLGLTEVVQSA, from the coding sequence ATGACAGCAGCTGCCCACCTCCATGAGCCCGTCACCGGGCTGATTCTCTCCGGTGGTGGGGCGCGGGCGGCCTATCAGGTGGGGGTGCTGGCGGCCATTGCCGACCTGCTGCCGGATTCTTCGCACAATCCCTTTCCGGTGATCGTGGGCACCTCGGCCGGGGCGATCAATGCCGTTGGCCTGGCCTGTGGCGCGCTGCAGTTCGGCGAGGCGGTGCGCCGTCTGACCACCGTCTGGCAGGGCTTTCACACCCACATGGTGTACCGCAGTGACTGGCCCGGTGTAGTACGTCAGGCGGCACGTTTTGTCGGTCACAGCCTGCTCGGTCTGGGGCGCGATGTGCCGGTGGCGCTGCTTGACAGCTCACCGCTGCGTGAGCTGCTGGAGCGCGAACTGGATTTCTCCGGCATCGCTGCGGCGGTGCGGCAGCGTCAGCTGCGTGCAGTCGCGGTGACGGCCTTCGGCTACGAAAGCGGCCAGGCCGTGACCTTCTATCAGGGACGCGCCAGCATTGATCCCTGGTTCCGCCATCGCCGCGTGGGTGTGCCGACTCGCCTGCAACTGCACCATCTGCTCGCCAGCGCGGCGATTCCGCTGATCTTTCCGCCGGTCAAGATCAACCGCGAATACTTCGGTGACGGCGCGGTGCGCCAGGCGGCGCCAATCAGCCCGGCACTGCATCTGGGCGCCAGCCGCGTGCTGGTTATTGGCGTCAGCGGCAATGCCAACCTCGAAACCAGTGCCGAGCTGCCACGGGTGGCGAGCACGCGGCCGCCGAGCCTGGCGCAGATCGGCGGACACATGCTCAACAGCACCTTCATCGACAACCTGGAGACGGACATCGAGCTGCTCGAGCGCCTCAATCAGATGAGCGCACTGGTGCCGCCGGACCGACGTCCGCGTGGTCTGGGACTGAATCCGGTGGAAGTGCTGGTGATCGCGCCGAGTCAGCCGCTGGACCAGATCGCAGCCCGCCATCAGCGTGAGCTGCCCAGGGTGCTGCGTCTGTTCCTGCGTGGCCCGGGGGCGACCAAGGCGGGCGGGGCGGGCGTGCTCAGCTACCTGCTGTTCGAGCCCGGTTACTGCAGTGAGTTGATCGAGCTGGGCTATCAGGATGCAATGGCGCGCAAGGCCGACCTCTGCCGCTTTCTCGGCTTGACCGAGGTCGTCCAGTCCGCCTGA
- a CDS encoding lipid A biosynthesis lauroyl acyltransferase — MDRPRFRAYFLHPRFWPLWLGLGLLWLVVQLPYGLQLKLGRALGWFMYRTASTRRQVAARNLELCFPGKSAAEREHLLKENFASTGIAFFEMAMSWWWPRARLAQLAQVEGLEHLQQALAEGQGVILMAVHFTTLEIGAALLGQLHTIDGMYREHDNPLFDYIQRRGRERHNLDATAIEREDIRAMLKVLRAGRAIWYAPDQDYGRKQSIFVPLFGIQAATVTATTKFARLGKARVVPFTQQRLADGSGYRLVIHPPLEGFPGESEEADCLRINQWIEQVVSACPEQYLWAHRRFKTRPEGEPKLYGKRK; from the coding sequence ATGGATCGCCCACGCTTTCGCGCCTATTTTCTTCATCCGCGCTTCTGGCCACTGTGGCTGGGGCTCGGGTTGCTGTGGCTGGTGGTGCAGCTGCCCTACGGCCTGCAACTGAAACTGGGACGTGCGCTGGGCTGGTTTATGTACCGCACAGCCAGCACGCGCCGGCAGGTCGCTGCACGCAATCTGGAACTGTGCTTCCCCGGCAAGAGCGCAGCCGAGCGTGAACACCTGCTCAAGGAGAACTTCGCCTCCACCGGCATCGCCTTTTTCGAGATGGCCATGAGCTGGTGGTGGCCCAGGGCACGCCTGGCGCAGCTGGCGCAGGTCGAGGGCCTCGAGCATCTGCAGCAGGCGCTGGCCGAAGGCCAGGGTGTGATCCTCATGGCTGTGCACTTCACCACGCTGGAGATCGGCGCCGCGTTGCTCGGTCAGCTGCACACCATCGACGGCATGTACCGCGAGCACGATAACCCGCTGTTCGACTACATCCAGCGACGTGGCCGCGAGCGCCACAATCTCGACGCCACTGCCATCGAGCGAGAGGACATCCGCGCCATGCTCAAGGTGCTGCGTGCCGGCCGCGCCATCTGGTATGCGCCGGATCAGGACTACGGCCGCAAGCAGAGCATCTTCGTGCCGCTGTTCGGCATCCAGGCCGCAACCGTGACTGCCACCACCAAGTTCGCCCGCCTGGGCAAGGCGCGCGTGGTGCCGTTCACCCAGCAGCGTCTGGCTGACGGCAGCGGTTATCGCCTGGTGATTCACCCGCCGCTCGAAGGCTTCCCCGGTGAGAGCGAAGAGGCCGATTGCCTGCGCATCAATCAGTGGATCGAGCAGGTGGTCAGTGCCTGTCCCGAGCAGTATCTGTGGGCTCACCGGCGTTTCAAGACGCGCCCGGAGGGCGAGCCGAAGCTGTACGGTAAGCGCAAGTAG
- the minC gene encoding septum site-determining protein MinC, which produces MSQADLLAQDPVFQLKGSMLAITVMELAHNDLERLDAQLQEKVAQAPAFFSNTPLVLALDKLPEGEGELDLAELMAVCRRHGLRTLAIRASRDSDVAAAEAMDLPVLPPSGARERLIDPAPRKVEEKPAEPEHKPSRIVTTPIRGGQQVYAQGGDLIVLAPVSAGAELLADGNIHVYAPMRGRALAGIKGNTKARIFCQQMGAEMLSIAGHYKVAEDLRRNPLWGDAVHVSLSGDVLNITRL; this is translated from the coding sequence ATGAGCCAAGCCGACCTCCTCGCCCAAGACCCCGTATTCCAGCTCAAGGGCAGCATGCTCGCCATCACCGTGATGGAACTGGCACACAACGATCTCGAACGCCTCGACGCACAACTGCAGGAGAAGGTCGCCCAGGCCCCGGCCTTCTTCAGCAATACCCCACTGGTACTGGCCCTGGACAAGCTGCCCGAGGGTGAAGGCGAACTGGACCTGGCCGAACTGATGGCTGTGTGCCGCCGTCATGGCCTGCGCACCCTGGCCATCCGTGCCTCGCGTGACAGCGACGTCGCCGCTGCCGAAGCCATGGACCTGCCGGTACTGCCGCCGTCCGGTGCGCGCGAGCGCCTCATCGATCCGGCGCCCAGAAAAGTCGAAGAAAAGCCCGCCGAGCCCGAACACAAGCCCAGCCGCATCGTCACCACCCCGATACGCGGTGGCCAGCAGGTCTACGCCCAGGGCGGCGACCTGATCGTGCTGGCGCCGGTCAGTGCCGGGGCGGAACTTCTCGCCGATGGCAACATCCATGTTTACGCGCCCATGCGTGGCCGCGCCCTGGCTGGTATCAAGGGCAACACCAAGGCACGGATTTTCTGTCAGCAAATGGGCGCCGAAATGTTGTCGATCGCCGGCCATTACAAGGTCGCCGAAGACCTGCGCCGCAACCCGCTGTGGGGCGATGCGGTGCATGTCAGCCTGTCGGGTGACGTGTTGAACATCACCCGCCTTTAA
- the minD gene encoding septum site-determining protein MinD yields the protein MAKILVVTSGKGGVGKTTTSAAIGTGLALRGHKTVIVDFDVGLRNLDLIMGCERRVVYDFVNVVNGEATLTQALIKDKRLENLYVLAASQTRDKDALTLEGVEKVINELSQNFEYVVCDSPAGIEKGAHLAMYFADEAIVVTNPEVSSVRDSDRMLGLLASKSRRAEKGEDPIKEHLLLTRYNPERVTKGEMLGVEDVEEILAIRLLGVIPESQAVLKASNQGIPVILDDQSDAGQAYSDAVDRLLGKDVPHRFLDVKKQGFLQRLFGGRE from the coding sequence TTGGCCAAGATCCTCGTAGTCACTTCCGGCAAGGGTGGCGTCGGTAAAACCACCACCAGCGCTGCCATCGGTACCGGCCTCGCCCTGCGCGGGCACAAGACCGTCATCGTCGACTTCGACGTCGGCCTGCGTAACCTCGACCTGATCATGGGCTGCGAACGCCGCGTGGTGTACGACTTCGTCAACGTCGTCAACGGCGAAGCCACCCTGACTCAGGCCCTGATCAAGGACAAGCGTCTCGAGAACCTTTACGTGCTGGCCGCCAGCCAGACCCGCGACAAGGACGCCCTGACGCTGGAAGGCGTCGAGAAGGTGATCAACGAACTGTCGCAGAACTTCGAATACGTGGTCTGCGACTCGCCGGCCGGTATCGAGAAAGGCGCGCACCTGGCGATGTACTTCGCCGACGAGGCCATCGTCGTGACCAATCCGGAGGTGTCCTCGGTACGTGACTCCGACCGCATGCTCGGCCTGCTGGCGAGCAAATCGCGCCGCGCCGAAAAAGGCGAAGATCCGATCAAGGAACACCTGCTGCTGACCCGTTACAACCCCGAGCGCGTCACCAAGGGCGAAATGCTCGGCGTCGAAGACGTCGAGGAAATCCTCGCCATCCGCCTGCTCGGCGTGATCCCCGAATCCCAGGCCGTGCTCAAGGCTTCCAACCAGGGTATCCCGGTCATCCTCGATGACCAGAGTGACGCCGGCCAGGCCTACAGCGACGCAGTCGATCGTCTGCTCGGCAAGGACGTGCCGCACCGCTTCCTGGATGTGAAGAAGCAGGGATTCCTGCAACGCCTGTTTGGAGGTCGAGAATGA